The sequence aaaaccacgcaacaaaaaaaccaaaaacaaaacatttaagcaAGCAGGCATTGTTGCAACAAACTAAGGGCTCAACCAACCCATTATCTGTCTCTGGACATCATCAGATGGACCAGAACTGCAGAAGGTAGTTGCAGGATAATGGGCCCTGCAGGGAGGCTTCTTCCCACCACATCAATTAACATTTGGAATCCTGCCCTGAAGCTTGTGCTCCTTCCAAAAAACACACAGTGTTCTTGGTACAGGTACATAAAGGGAGAACATACACTGTAGAGGCTGCTACAGCCACAGCTGCAGTGTTGCCTGAATTGCAAAACCACAGTCTTGGATGCATAAAATCTATCTAGAGAATGCACAGAGCTCATGCAGATGTCACAGGAGTGGAGGATGCAACATGTGGGGAGTTTTAGGAGCTATAAGCATCTCTTCTTGGAAAGGTGTCGTGGTTCAACTCCAGCTAACAAATAGGATATAAAAACCTATTCTTGGATACCTCCCAAGGAGCTCCACTTTAAAAGAAGTTGTGAAGAAACACAATCCAAAGTTAATTGTATGTTGCACTTTTACACGGTCTTTTTGTTCCTTAACAAGTCATTTACCCTGCAGTACACTGGCAGcaattattttgatttgttgAAGGATTCTGGTCTCAGGCTTCTTTATGCCTTTCAGAAACATTAAGTGTCTAGATAACTATCAAAAGTTATTGCCCACTGCAGTACAgatattcagtatttttaggttttgcaataaaaacagaaaggatGCGAAGTCCCACACATTCCAGAGTTCTAAGCAGATGACAACAGAAACCAGCTCACTGAAGACAAGATTTTTCCTCGTTATAAGCTCAAGGTCAGGGAGAAGAGATCTGCCTGCCCTCTCCCTGGTGACATGCCTGCATGCATGCCCTGGCCCCTTCCCAGTGCCAGAGTAGATctgactagaaaaaaaatagaaaaaaagaacagagttCAGTTCTCTTTAAGCAATGGCGAAAGCAGGTTTTGGTACCTACAGGGAGCAGGGACTGATCAAAAACAATGCCTGACTGGGGGAGGGGTCCAAACACAGATGGAGCAGCTTAGAAAAGCTGCAGTGTTGTCAACTACGCCTACCTCCCATTCACACCACCTCACAGCAACagctacaacaaaaaaaaaatggctatGATTTGCATTATGTTGAGACTACTTGCACAGATGGCATTAGATCCAACACAGCAAGAATCAGAACAGGGAAAATAACGTGCTACTCCTTTGTCTTTGGAACACTTACTATTGAAGACCACATTGTTGTCCTTGAAATCCTTCCACTGCTGATACCATTTTGAGTCTTTATGCAGCACCACACCCATGGCCTCCCTAGAAAGTGCAGAAAACATGGCTACTTGTGAACAAGTAACTTACAGCCGAGTGAGAATAAAAAGGAGGACATCCTGACGAGTATCACTGCAGCATGCAGTATCACTGAGGCTGATACACCACATAAATGATACACAACTTAGTGGAgcaaggcaggcagagaaagcaaacaagctCAGACTTAGTCCTGCCAAACGTAATTCAATAGCAAGACGTTAGCACTGAGAAAACATAACACATGTGCAAGTCAAAATTTCCTGTCAGAACGTTATGTACCCACTTCATAATTTTTAAGTACCCAGTTTCACCATCGGAAGATTCAGTATCATCAACTTATGCTGCAAATCTGCTCTCAAACCTACCTGCTCTGCTAGGTCACGCCTCACCCCACAGCCTCACTTCAGCACTTGGATTTTAACCACCCCTGACCCATAGTTaagttttaaagtttttatcAAATTATACACAGAAATATTCACCCTAAATTACATCCAATACATACTCATTAGCTTCAAATATTCGCTCCTCTTTAATCCTCTCGCCTGagaattctgttctttttcGTAGTCGCTCCGGACGTTTGTAAGGACCAGTCTGCCCTAAAACACTTTCATCTATTTCCTTCTTAACGGTTTCTACTCCCTGAAAGGAAAAGATCCCTATTAGGTTGATTTACGGTTCCCCACCTTTCCCAGAAACTGAAAATTGCTTctgttgaagaaaaacaaagaaaagaaaaaaaaaaaaaaaaaaggtgagacACCACAGGTTATTCTCCTCTCCCTTACTCAGCAACTGCTTCTTTGCTGATGTTTACTAACAAACACACCAGTACCAACGCCATCTGCTTAAGAAGTTAACAGACTAGGACAGGAAATGGATGGTTGTATTGaatcaaactgaagaaaaaacccaatatAGTAGAAGCAATGGACACAGTCAAACCTTACAGCTGATAAGGGGGTAACATCTACAGAGTTAAAATTGGAATAAATCACATCAGAGGAAGGCAGGTGTATCAGCCCCcaacagcagccagcagctgctgatAGAATGACAAGCCccaggcagaaggaagaatgaTTCCTAGTATCCAAAagtagaggaaaagaaagacttcaggACACCAACAACTAACTGCAAAGCCACCTGAAAGGTCAACAAAATCCAGGTTCTAGGCCCAAGCTTAAACCAACAGAAGTATTGctttccccaaaacaaaaaggatCCTCACTTTTTATAGAATTCTGGACACCTTCTAGCTGAGAAAATAGCTTCAAAACAAACGGGTTTTGCCAGAGAAGAGATGGcggtgggggcagggggtggaAATCACAGTAGTGGAGCTTATActaaaggagaaagaggagataTTCTCCCCCTCGGGTGAGGCTACATCAAGAAAAAGGACTTGATAAATCTGGACTGATATACATCTTGTCGGTGAACAGCTACATCCTTAGTTCAGATTCTGCCAAGAGGAAGCTGCACCCTACCGCAACGATTGTTGGGAATTTTTGTCATACACTTCAAGAGGGATTGGGACTACAAGGCATTTTTAGTGTTTCTCCTTCGTCTTGGCTGCTCTACTTTTATTACTGAACTTTTGAGCAGTACTTTCTCTAATGACTGTACCTACAAAAGATCTGTTGCACAGTAAGTACACTTTCCTATTACAACTAGACACATGCAGGCAGAAagggtgtggttttttttataaacactCCATACAGCTTTTCccaatttgcatttttatttagaacATGTAAGTTATGTAGCCCAAAGCATCATGTGGCTTTATGGGGGCTGTTatttttcaactttattttatGCAGGAATTTTCTGGAGAACACACCAAGCGTCCAACACAGCATTGCCAATATAAGCCATCCTCCCCTAATGAAAGCCAGTGTGACTCCATCCTGAAGAAAGTTACAACAGTGCTCAGGGCCTAGATGGAATAGATGTCAGAGACCTGATATGAAGCAGAAATTAGAATTTAAGTGACTTTAAACATCAAggataagcaaataaaaagctcCAAAGCTCAGTCTGTTCCTACTGCCTATAAAACACCATCTAAGGGACCTGGCAGAGAAGAGAACAAGACACAAGCCCTTGTGGATATCACCTAGCTCTAgattatacaaataaaatatctCTTAAATACTGAAGCAATGGGGATCTCAAAATGAGACTACTACTACTATAATTTCTAAGATAGAGTACTTGGGTTTCTGAAGCAGTAGACTGAATATTCTAAATTCTACATACATACTAGAAAGTAAAGCAAAGCTGTAAGAACTGTTCATAGCCTATAAAATGTCTGTGAATCAGTTAAATCTGACAATGAATCAAAAGGTTTACCCGTTTACAGGGAAAACAAATCTTTAAGCCTCAAAAAATTTACTCTAAGGTCCTATAAAATCATTGCCTGCTCATAAGGTCTGGCCTAGCAGCCTGCTTCATAGAAGGAACAAACAGTTCTTAGATTAGGAGGCTGCTGCAGTAAGATAACAGgtttcattacagaaaaagaaaaaaaaaataatagtgtaTAATGTGACCTGCAGCTATGGCTAGAAGTGACCTTTAGCAGATGATGTCTTACTAGAAACACAGAAAGAGGGGAACTGACATGACTGATGCAACTGATACTCCGCCTGGCCTGGTACCTCCTCGTACAAGGGCTAAAGCCAAGGCTTCAGAGGAAGCATGAGAAACCAGTCAAGGGGAACACTTCTTTTTAGGCTAATTGCCAGTTGATTGGGTGACATCAAAACATATGAGCGCTTatgtattttctagaaaaggagAGCTTTAAGCAAGccagttttttccccaagagtaCCACTAGTACCTGTCTACAGAAGACATTTGCTACCCTACTCCACAAGCACAGCAACCAATTTTTTCAGTAACACATTTTAGCAGAAGCTCAGCTGCTCGAGACTTACACTTTTCTAGGGTTGTTGAGTGAATGCTAGACCTGCACAACACATCTCCTGAATTTATCAGCTTATTCCAATGGCTCACAAGGTCTTGCTgtaagaattttgcatttaattttatacTCAGCACAAACTTGCACATAACTTCATGTTAATGAGCTGTGTCCACAGCACTGGGTCCTACAGAGGCATAGGACTTATGTACCTGAGAAATAGCTTTGAAGGCTGCTGTCTTGCCTaatttctctcctccttttgtCACTGACTCCGCagactgctttgctgtttttgctgcttcttccacACCTTCCTTTATCTTTCGGCCAATATCACTCTTACTTACTTCATCAAAACTCTGCAACAGagcagaacaagaaagaaaaggtcaTTTAAAGTGAAAACTTATTCAAAGTAAGTCCTCTTTGTGAATGCTAAAGATCTCCTAATGCACACATTACAAGACTAACCAAACCTAGGATGAACACACAGTTAAAAGTCACAGGGGAGACTTACCAGGACACAGTGGCTTGGCACTGCAGCATCAGTCAATACTTCTGTGCAGAACAACAATTTTAGCTACTTGTGGGACCATACGCATTTGTAATAGTTGCTACCcgtagatttaaaaaaatacattttttcctgacATCAACGAGAAGGACCAGTGATGCCAGAGTTAAAATACCCTACCCCTTTCTTTGAAACAATCAGGTAGCTCTCGCTTCTTAAGAAAAGGTATAAAAGTGGTTGAGATAGCTCTTTGCTATGCAACTCTTCCTGCAAAATTAGGAAATGATTTTCTCAATCCAACATCTTCATATACATCACTTTGGCTGTGTTTACAGAGCCAGGATCTCATATGCAAGAGGTTAAAAGGACTCTGACAGTAGCTAGTCACCCTTTCATTCTGAACTGGCACAGATCAGATCCTCGATGATCTCGCAAATCTCACTGGCAGCAGGCAACCAGTCCTGGATAGGTCACAAGCCACAACCtcagaggaagagaaatgaCAGGGTAACAGTATGAAATggttttccctgtttttcaaTGAGATTTGGCTAATAAAGATGCTTATAGCACCCTCCACAGTACTGAAAAGATAATGGTTATGTCCACATCAGCAAAGAGCATTACGTCCACCTCATAACTGTACACACAGTTAAGCTACGCCAAAGCACATTTAGACAGAATGAGAGTGAAGGAGCACAGCAGAGTGGGGACCAGGTCCACAAAAACTTCATATTGCACAGGGTTTAAGTCCAGTATTTGGCTGGCTGTTTCTCAGTGGGGATCCTGCACCTGACTGCAAGTGGTGGGAACAATCACACAGGCTTTGATCTTAAACCACTGCTGAAAACAGCTCAATTGACTCTGCTCTGAAGCAGCCTAGCCATGAGCATGAAGTCCATGCACTTCAACTGACAGATAAGGAATAGCCTCCTGAAGTACCTCTCAGTGTAACTTACTGCAGATGATCTTCATACTCCCTTTAAGAGAAAGAGCATAAGTTTTCGGTCACCACTGATTTAATTACTCTAATCAATACAAGGGAAAAACAAGATTCAGGTGCCTGGGAGTAACTGTCACAGCAACAACGCTGCAACAACAGCCCTTCTCCAACTCTTCTACCTCAGTGCCACCTCCCGGGTACTGACAGGTCTACAGCAGAAGGAAggctctctcctcctccttgtgAGAGCCTTGAGACTCACAGCAGTTGGTGCAGGCTGAGCATGCAGGAATCACTGGGTTACCAGAGCAGCAGGCCCTGTCCTGCGAGTCATTCCCTGGCTCCTCTGGAAGCAAAGGGGGGAGATGCTGAATGGTTGTGGACTTCACAATGTTGCCCATGCTGAGAAGGGGGCAGAAAAGAGGGAATAAGGAATAAAAGGTCTTGCATCCCACTGAGGACTGCCCAAATAGCCCAGTTTTGTACCAGCTGAATTCACAGATACTGTAACACTGCAGATCAGCTTCTACTGGTGCCACATGCACCTGATTTATTCCATATTTAAAATAGTATCAGGAAGACTCCTCAGAAATTTACTCCAGAGATAAAAGTCAAAGCATACTAAACACTCAAATACATCTGCTGCCTGGATGAACTCAGACAAGAAATTAAGTAAATGAGCACAAGCTGCAGTGCTTAGTCCCAGcctaaaaaataactttaattCAATTGCTTAACAGCAGatctacatatatatacacagcaATCTTTAAAGTCTTGAGCCTAGAAGGGAAGACACTCATACCTGTTAGGTGTGAACGACGCCCACTCCTCCAGGCATTTTGTTATTGCCAAGACACACAGAGCCATGGGATCACTTACAGCATGCTGAGAGGAGAGCACTTCAGCTATACCACCAACACTTCTACTTACAACACCTAGAGCCTCTGATGTTGCAAGTCTTTTTCAACATGCAGCAAGAAGCCCAAAGCCCTGTCACATTAGTAGCAAAAAGTGTCTGTGAAGAGCATCACATCTCCTAAACAACCTTCCTGGGTGATCTTCCAGCACTGCTCTAACTGCCCTCCAATGGTAGAACCACCTTCAGGCTTTTTTTACTGCTAGACAACGCAGAACCATAAGGACCATCTCCAGTCTGCAAATCTGTGAGGAATCACTGGACAGTGACTGTCCTCTGACCATACACTAACTGAATAGGAAATCTATCATACACTATTGCTGCAATTTTGTTAATGACTCTGGCCTTAAAGATTCAGAATAGTGATCACCTTTGGAATAGCAACCAGCTTGcaccaagaagaaaagaaagggtgaTAATTCAAAGGCACACAAAACACATAACCTTAGAGCAGAGCTGCCTTAGGGAAAGGTTCTTCCATAGCTGCATTTTACCTCTTTAACTGTACCAGTTATTTCttcaagtttctttttaatcacTTCTGAGGTCTTTACTGTTTCAGATTCAAtggttttctgtggaaaaaaacatgcTGCATGTAACTACAAGGacagaaaatacacaaaaacaGTTTAGCACATAGCATACACCATTAATACTGTAATTGAGGGCAAAAAGGGCTACATCTTAGGGAGCACACTACTTGAATAACCAGagtcagcatttcatttttgcaaGTAATGCTGTTTATAGTTCTTCAAAGAATGCAAAAGTAGTATTTAAATACTGCCAACATTAAATTTAATGTATCATTATTTTATCTGCTCATTATTTGGCAAATCCAGTGAAGGGTCTACTGGAAAGATTttcaaaccaaaacaccacaaaatCCAAAACACTCTAAGACATCCATTTACCAGTCAGTAATTCCAGCCAAGCAGAACTTCTCATAAAAATAGACATGCTGAACTAAACAGTTTGTTTGCAGAAAGACTCAGAACAGTGATAGCTCAGTGACTgggcaatgaaaatattaaaggaaTTCATGAGGAAGACTTACATATTTCCTCCTTGCTTCTCGAAGTGCATCAGATTCTTCTAGCTTTTTAGCTTCATCTCGgaattttttaatactttctttcATCTCCTTGTTTTTTGCTAATTCCTGTTTGATGTTCTCCACAAAACCTGATATAAAACCCTTTCTTCCTCCAGAAGAGTAGCATCTAGACTAAAGGAAATCATTACATGTTGTAGAATCCAAAGAGACATTAAATTAAACAAGTATCAAAGCCAGCAGGTAGATTTACTTAAGCCAAGCACTGGGTCACTTCTAACATATTAAATGTTGTGGAAAAccttgaaaaagcagcagcttacCCTCAAAACAGCCAGATGCCCAACACATTTCTAATACCCTGTGAAGTACCTCTATATAGCCATTAAAAAAGATGCTTCTCCAGAGGAGGTTTAACTCCAGAGGTTAGTTCAGGCTGAAACAACTTGGTAGATGAAGTTACCAGAGCACCACTCCTGAACTCTGTCTCTTGGACTCAGCTACTACAAAATTCCTTGAGTTCATCAGATGTATCTTAAAAAGTGGAAGCTTTCAACTTAGAACTGGTGCTTCTCAGAAACATATCCACATCTAGTAGATCAGTGCTCTAATGGGAAACCACTTTTGGcctgatacaaaaaaaaaaaaatcagctgttaACCAACCTGATGAATCTCCAAAGCAGGCCTGCTCATTCTATACACTGTACCCCTGTGGACTGCAGGAACTGGGTATCTTCTGGATATAAGCCATATGCCACTGATGAGACATTTCTGCAATGAAAACATAAGATCAGGTTAGTGCACAAAACAAGGTGACAGGAGTCTTAAAAAGAGCcaggggagaaaggaaagaacacTGCAAATAGACAATATTCACTGGTCTTCTGGGAACACATCCTAAGTGCTCCAAGAAACATTGGACGCTGGTTTGGTAAGAGTCATCCATGAAAACTCTGCTATGTGTTTGAGCAGCACTATATCCACTTACAAGTTCATTTCAATAAAACCAAAGTTGCGGTCCAAAACGGGGCAATACACTTTTCATAATCACTTGAGAAAACATACGTGCTTCACAGAACCCTGATTTTATGAAAACGGTGATCACAAGTAAATGTACCCTTGAGGTGAAATATTTGTTAGCGATGAGAAGCATACCGTTTTTTCTAGGAAAACTGGCTGCAAACATAACTTTCTCCTGACTGTGGAGGAAACCCAGGACCCCTCCATATATATGTGTGCTGCTGGGAGTCAGAGACAAACACCTTTTGCCTCGagtcacagaacagaaaagatacACTAGATCACAGAATGATCACTGAGAAATTCTGCTGCACATTGCTGAGATCACAAGCTGCAAATTCTTGCATCATGTGGCAAATCCTTCAGTCCATTATCCTATACTGAAAGCAGACTATGCAGAGCTCGTAGATTCTTGTTTTTACTCCCTATTCGGCCTATCCCTGGCCGCTAGTCAGGCAAAAGCTGAACCTTTTACCTCAAAGTAACCTCCTGATCTTGATTACCAAATCATGCAACCCAAGCTCTTTCTCTACCAGACCATCTCTCAAACTACTCATcctaaaaaatacaaaacctgcaaaaaaaaaccaaatcaaatgGGCTTTGCCAATAAAAGACTTTGGAAAGCAATTTGTAAGCAGAGAATATTTAATTCTGTGTCCAAGCTAACAATATCGTGTCCCTCTCTTTATCAG comes from Haliaeetus albicilla chromosome 8, bHalAlb1.1, whole genome shotgun sequence and encodes:
- the TIMM44 gene encoding mitochondrial import inner membrane translocase subunit TIM44 isoform X1, with protein sequence MAAAAGAGGCRKCLISGIWLISRRYPVPAVHRGTVYRMSRPALEIHQSRCYSSGGRKGFISGFVENIKQELAKNKEMKESIKKFRDEAKKLEESDALREARRKYKTIESETVKTSEVIKKKLEEITGTVKESFDEVSKSDIGRKIKEGVEEAAKTAKQSAESVTKGGEKLGKTAAFKAISQGVETVKKEIDESVLGQTGPYKRPERLRKRTEFSGERIKEERIFEANEEAMGVVLHKDSKWYQQWKDFKDNNVVFNRFFEMKMKYDESDNAFIRASRAVTDKVTDLIGGLFSKTEMSEVLTEILKVDPSFDKDRFLKQCEYDIIPNVLEAMMSGELDILKDWCYEATYSQLAHPIQQAKAMGLQFHSRILDIDNIDLAMGKMMEQGPVLIITFQAQVVMVIKNQKGEVVEGDPDKVLRMLYVWALCRDQDELNPYAAWRLLDISSSSTEQVL